A region of the Patescibacteria group bacterium genome:
CTGAAAATGAGGGCAATAAAGTACCATTAGTTAAGCGGCTGAAGATGTGGTGGCAAGACGGCATCCGCATTTCAAAAAGTATTCTTCCTTATGTCATTTTAGGAGTGGGACTCGGGGCTATCATTCATGGATACGTTCCGGAAAGTTTTGTTGAAACGTATCTGAATAATGACAGCTGGTGGGTAGTTCCGCTGGCAACTATAATGGGGATTCCGCTGTATGCTAATTCAGTCAGCGTAATACCTGTGGTTGAAGCGCTGGCCAATAAAGGGGTAGCGATTGGTACAGCATTAGCGTTTATGACCGCGACCGTGACACTATCCATTCCCGGATTACTGATACTGAAAAAAGCAATGAACTGGAAACTGCTCTCCGCTTTCATTATTATCACATCTGTTGGTATAATGATTATTGGTTACTTTTTTAATATTTTTACATTTTAAAAAAATCATGAGTAAAAGAATTCTTTATTTGTTGGTAATCTCGTTTTGCTTATTATTCGGTGCAAATCAGGTAAAAGCGCAGGAAAATATTAATATATATTTTTTCTGGGGTAATGGCTGTCCACACTGTGCAAAAGAAGAGCCGTTCCTGGAACAGTTGAAGGAAAAATATTCCAATGTTGAGATTCGTGATTTTGAAGTTTGGTATAACAAAGATAATCAAAAATTACTGCAATCAGTCAGTCGTGTGTTGGATGAAAATATTTCAGGAGTACCATTTACGGTAATCGGGGAGCAGACATTTTCCGGTTATCTAAGTGATGAAACTACGGGCGCCAGTATTGAGGAGGCAGTTGTAGCTTGCACGACAAAAGTATGTGCTGATCCTTTAGCTCAATTATTTGAAGATACAGAAGAAAATACCCCGACCGTTATTGAACCGAAAGAACAGGCCGAAGAAAATAATTCTGCAATTCCAGATAAATTGGATGTTCCGATCTTCGGCACAATCAAAACAGAAAATTTTTCCCTGCCACTGCTCACCATCGTACTTGGAGCGCTGGATGGTTTTAATCCCTGCGCCATGTGGACGCTGATATTTCTGATCGGGTTGCTACTGGGAATGAAGGATAAAAAAAGAATGTGGATTTTGGGCAGTGCTTTTATCTTTGCTTCAGCGGCTGTTTATTTTCTTTTCATGGCGGCCTGGCTCAATCTGCTTCAATTTCTTGGCACGGTGATTTGGATCCGCGCGCTGATCGGACTAGTCGCACTAGGCGGTGGAATATATTATTTGAAAGAATATAAAACAAATAAAGACGCGTCTTGCAAAGTAACCGGCCAGGAAAAAAGGCAGCGGACATTTGAAAAACTCAAACGTTATACGCAGGAAAAGAGTTTCTGGCTGGCACTCAGCGGGATAATTGTCCTCGCGATGGCGGTAAATCTGGTGGAACTGGTATGTTCCGCCGGCCTGCCCGCTGTCTATACTCAGGTTCTGTCCCTTTCTGATCTGGCCCCCTGGCAGTATTACGCGTATTTGCTTTTGTACATATTTATTTTCCTATTAGATGATCTCTTCGTATTTTTTATTGCGATGAAAACAATGCAGATAACCGGCATTACAACAAAATACGTGCGCGCTTCACACCTGATCGGCGGGATTGCCATGTTGATTATCGGATTGATGTTAATCTTAAAACCCGAATGGCTGATGTTCGGTTAGTTTGCTTTTAAACTAAATTAAACAAAAACCATCCCGCGAAGTATGAAGGGTGGTTTTTATTTTCTCAAATGCTATTTCTTTTTCTTTGCTTTCAGCATAACGCTTTTTGCTGCCAATCTCTTTTTTGTTTTGCGAGAATGGGATTTCTTCATTTTGCCGACCGCTTTTCGTCTTTTTGCCATATAGTTTATTAATTAATTTATAAGGTATTCTATACTGTAATAGAAAAAAAATCAATTTTAATTATAAACTGTAATTTTCATCAGAGCTACGGCCAGTTACAAAACTTAGAATCTATGATAATATTGACCTCAGTGCCAAATATCTGATAAATCAACAAAAGGCTATTATGATACGTGTACAAGAGGTAATTCGCACCTATGGCGAGGGCGAGTCCGAATTTAAAGCCTTAAAAGGCGTGTCTTTTGCTTTGAAAGAAGGCGAGAATCTTGCTATATTGGGCAAGTCCGGTTCCGGAAAATCGACATTGATGCATGCGTTGGCCGGCTTAGATCGTCCTTCATCCGGGAGAATAATAATCAAAGATAAAGACCTCTGGTCCCGATCGCAAAAAGACATCGATCTCTATCGCAGTCAAGATGTCGGGTTTGTATTCCAGGATTTCTATTTACAGAACGAAGAAACAGTTCTTGAAAACGTCATGGTACCGCTTGAGATAAACGGTGATACTGACAGAAAAGAAAAAGCGATGGAAGCTTTAAAAGTTTTGGAGATTGATGACAAAGCAAATAATAAGGCGAATCAGCTTTCCGGCGGACAAAAACAGCGCGTTTGCATCGCCAGGGCAATTGTCGGCAAACCTTCAATTATATTTGCTGATGAACCGACCGGTAATCTGGACTCCAAAACCAGCGAACGGGTTGAAGATATTTTGTTCAACATTCACAAAAAATTTAATACAACCCTGATCGTTGTAACACATGACAAAGAATTATCTGATAAATTTTCAAATAGTATAACACTGAAGGACGGCGAAATAACCAGCCACACAGGCGAAGGGATTCAAATATGAAACGCAGGGATATTATAAAAAGAGGACTGAGAAATTTAAAGCGAAATCGTTCACGCAGTGTTTTGACCGTTCTGGCGTTATCGGTTGGTGCGCTGACACTGGTGCTCACACTCGGACTTAGTAATGCGCTCGAAAATACGATTAAAACACAGTTTGAAGATGTGACCAATCTGGTTATGAGTGTGTCTTTGACCGCTGAAGGTGATCAGGAAAATATGAATGTCCCCGAGTACGATTCCGATGCTAAAACAGTCTATTCAATTCAGGAAGGACCGGACGGCGGTAAAGAAGTACAGCTTATTACCAAAGATCAGCTGGATGATTTTTTACAGATTTCCGGTGTCAAACGTACCTGGCCTGCTTATGATGTAAAATTGGAATACATCCGGCTGTCTGAAAGTGATACAAAATATGTGATCAATACCGTCCAGGAACAATCATACAATAAAACAGAGGTGTTAAGCGGAATATATCCGGTTGATTGGAAAGATACGGACATTGTTTTATCGGATTCTTATGCTGATTCATTTGGATTATCAAAAGAAGACATGATTGGTAAGGAAGTCGTCGTCGGTTATTTTGGCAAGGGTACCACTGTGCTGGAGAAAGCATTTACGATTTCTGCGGTATTGGAATCAGGTATGGGTTTCGGACCGAGGATGGGCGTCGCAAGTAGCGGGATTGTCACATTAAGTATCGACACCCTGGCATCAATCTATCAGGATCAAAAAATAGAAACTCCGGG
Encoded here:
- a CDS encoding ABC transporter ATP-binding protein, coding for MIRVQEVIRTYGEGESEFKALKGVSFALKEGENLAILGKSGSGKSTLMHALAGLDRPSSGRIIIKDKDLWSRSQKDIDLYRSQDVGFVFQDFYLQNEETVLENVMVPLEINGDTDRKEKAMEALKVLEIDDKANNKANQLSGGQKQRVCIARAIVGKPSIIFADEPTGNLDSKTSERVEDILFNIHKKFNTTLIVVTHDKELSDKFSNSITLKDGEITSHTGEGIQI
- a CDS encoding FtsX-like permease family protein, giving the protein MKRRDIIKRGLRNLKRNRSRSVLTVLALSVGALTLVLTLGLSNALENTIKTQFEDVTNLVMSVSLTAEGDQENMNVPEYDSDAKTVYSIQEGPDGGKEVQLITKDQLDDFLQISGVKRTWPAYDVKLEYIRLSESDTKYVINTVQEQSYNKTEVLSGIYPVDWKDTDIVLSDSYADSFGLSKEDMIGKEVVVGYFGKGTTVLEKAFTISAVLESGMGFGPRMGVASSGIVTLSIDTLASIYQDQKIETPGYNEFLSANVLIESTDIEEQVKNDITAINGKYSVTSISDLTELISSVLGTITLGLSAFSGVALFVAAFGIINTQLMSVFERTKEIGLLKSLGMPNRKVRSLFSYEAIIIGVIGALVGTGIAYATQAFVNNVFKEKLADIGFVNGVLNIAVSDVLMVVAGLGLLSWIAGVIPARKAQKLDPIQALREE